A section of the Teredinibacter franksiae genome encodes:
- a CDS encoding rhamnogalacturonan acetylesterase, with translation MKIQLLIRYLVLGMMLLANAGQGSTLFVAGDSTAAGYDKPDQQGWAALLQDYIDPAVAVVDNRARGGRSTRTFISEGLWQSLIDDVRPNDIVLIQFGHNDASEINDNRRARGTIHGIGEEWVDIVNGLTKKEERVFSFGHYLRRMIEDVKAKGATPVLLSLTARNIWHSGRIERGSGNFGGWAYQIAWETNTAFIDVTNAVADKLEYLGQEGTAALYIKDHTHFNLEGARLHVENVVAALKGLKRVDISSHLSDKGRAVAKEDWAWLRLPFPVDKNKPTVFMIGDSTVRNGAGDGANGEWGWGDYLPEALGTDKFNFVNRAIGGFSSRTFYTQGPFERTLMLAQPGDVLLIQFGHNDAAAINDAKRARGTINGVGEQRIDIVNQLTGAAETVHTYGWYLRQMVGAARAKGLRVIVCSPVPRKIWEGRFIQQQENSYPVWAQQVARQSGIEFIDLNTQVSVEYAQLGKKKVNKLFADKHTHTSKTGAQLNAKIVASELAPMLGL, from the coding sequence ATGAAAATACAATTGCTTATTCGTTATCTCGTGCTGGGTATGATGTTACTGGCGAATGCAGGGCAGGGCAGTACCCTTTTTGTTGCCGGAGACTCTACCGCCGCAGGTTATGATAAACCCGACCAGCAGGGTTGGGCAGCGCTGCTGCAAGACTATATCGACCCAGCTGTTGCCGTAGTGGACAATCGTGCAAGAGGCGGGCGGAGTACGCGCACGTTTATAAGCGAAGGTTTATGGCAAAGCTTAATTGATGATGTACGTCCAAACGATATTGTTCTTATTCAGTTTGGCCACAATGATGCCAGTGAAATCAATGATAATCGTCGTGCACGTGGCACCATCCATGGTATTGGTGAAGAGTGGGTTGATATAGTTAACGGGTTGACCAAAAAGGAAGAGCGCGTATTCAGCTTTGGTCATTACTTACGCAGAATGATTGAGGATGTAAAGGCTAAGGGCGCAACGCCTGTTCTGCTGTCTCTTACGGCCCGCAATATTTGGCACTCCGGGCGTATCGAGAGGGGGTCGGGTAATTTTGGTGGGTGGGCGTATCAGATAGCCTGGGAAACCAACACGGCGTTCATAGATGTAACCAACGCCGTTGCAGATAAGCTTGAGTATCTCGGTCAGGAAGGCACGGCTGCGCTCTATATTAAGGATCATACGCACTTTAATCTTGAGGGGGCACGTTTGCATGTTGAAAATGTAGTGGCGGCCTTAAAAGGTTTGAAACGTGTCGATATTTCTTCACATCTTTCCGATAAAGGTAGAGCCGTTGCCAAAGAGGATTGGGCATGGCTTCGGTTGCCCTTTCCCGTCGATAAAAACAAACCCACGGTATTTATGATTGGGGATTCAACCGTGCGCAATGGCGCCGGCGATGGTGCTAATGGCGAGTGGGGTTGGGGGGACTATTTGCCGGAAGCACTGGGAACGGATAAATTTAATTTCGTCAATAGAGCGATTGGGGGCTTCAGTAGTCGAACGTTTTATACGCAGGGGCCGTTTGAACGTACTCTAATGCTCGCACAGCCCGGTGATGTTTTACTCATACAGTTTGGCCACAACGATGCCGCTGCAATTAATGATGCGAAACGTGCGCGGGGAACAATAAACGGTGTAGGAGAGCAGCGAATAGACATTGTTAATCAACTAACCGGTGCAGCGGAAACCGTTCATACCTACGGTTGGTATTTAAGGCAAATGGTGGGGGCAGCAAGGGCAAAAGGCTTGCGGGTAATCGTGTGCTCACCGGTACCCCGAAAAATATGGGAGGGACGCTTTATTCAGCAGCAAGAGAATTCTTACCCCGTATGGGCTCAGCAGGTGGCAAGGCAGAGTGGTATTGAATTTATCGATTTAAATACCCAGGTTTCGGTTGAATACGCACAACTGGGCAAGAAAAAAGTGAATAAGCTGTTTGCCGACAAACACACTCATACCAGTAAAACCGGTGCGCAGCTTAATGCGAAAATCGTTGCTTCCGAATTGGCACCGATGCTCGGGTTGTAA
- a CDS encoding DUF4124 domain-containing protein — translation MGKLVIKVVVMMGLMLGISNYMFYIMTGKSPFFDGSTSLSAPSLSDFTPSLPVGKDTAYKWTDEKGVVHYSSEPPPDVTQQVKKLEVDPNTNLVQGLEAKPVVPEANEQPVANTAPMVPGGAQQLLKDAKNVQKLLDDRYEQQKKAMGD, via the coding sequence TTGGGTAAACTGGTTATAAAAGTTGTTGTGATGATGGGGTTAATGCTGGGTATTTCCAACTATATGTTTTACATCATGACCGGGAAATCACCTTTTTTTGATGGCTCTACGTCTCTGTCCGCACCGTCTTTATCCGACTTCACACCAAGCCTGCCGGTCGGCAAAGACACCGCGTATAAGTGGACCGACGAAAAAGGTGTTGTGCATTACAGCTCAGAGCCACCGCCCGATGTGACCCAGCAAGTCAAAAAATTGGAAGTAGACCCTAATACCAACTTGGTACAGGGCCTTGAAGCCAAGCCCGTGGTACCCGAGGCAAACGAGCAACCTGTCGCCAACACGGCCCCTATGGTTCCGGGTGGCGCCCAACAGTTACTCAAAGACGCGAAGAATGTGCAGAAACTGCTAGATGACCGCTATGAGCAACAAAAAAAGGCGATGGGCGATTAG
- a CDS encoding YheT family hydrolase: MSSDTYVPPLLLANPHIQATLSSSRIRRRSLAKRHAVFLTQAETLILQTKDGVRLAGELNLAEPKQPNKTLIILFHGWEGSSASNYVVSAAAQLTSQGFDTFRLNFRDHGDTHHLNKGIFNSTLANEVADAIEALSESRTYTSMGIMGFSLGGSFALRVGLKAQSLSAPLKAILAVCPVLDPAHTMHVLETGPFWYEHYFVKKWKRSLFKKLALFPEYDYHQKLAKMKHLGEMNDYFIPLYTGYSTVEQYFDAYTITGDRLAATSCKTRIVSSEDDPVIPIADLDKIKQPSQLSISRQQYGSHCAFLQGLSCPSWIDDYAVRYFDDLKNTE, from the coding sequence ATGTCGAGTGACACCTATGTCCCACCACTTTTACTCGCAAACCCGCATATTCAGGCAACACTTTCGAGTTCTAGGATTCGACGACGCAGCCTAGCCAAACGCCACGCTGTTTTTCTAACGCAGGCTGAAACCCTTATTTTACAAACAAAAGACGGTGTGCGCCTAGCCGGAGAACTGAACCTTGCGGAACCGAAACAACCGAATAAAACATTGATTATACTCTTCCATGGTTGGGAAGGCTCCAGTGCATCGAATTATGTCGTGTCCGCCGCCGCCCAGCTCACCTCCCAAGGGTTCGACACTTTTCGATTAAATTTCAGAGATCACGGTGACACTCACCATTTAAACAAAGGCATTTTTAATTCAACATTGGCAAATGAAGTGGCCGACGCCATAGAAGCCTTGAGCGAAAGCCGAACCTACACCAGCATGGGAATTATGGGCTTCTCCCTCGGCGGTAGCTTTGCTTTAAGGGTTGGCCTAAAAGCACAAAGCTTATCTGCGCCGCTGAAAGCCATACTCGCCGTGTGCCCGGTATTGGACCCAGCTCATACCATGCATGTATTGGAGACGGGGCCCTTTTGGTACGAACATTACTTTGTAAAAAAGTGGAAGCGCTCACTGTTTAAAAAGCTAGCGTTATTCCCGGAATATGACTACCACCAAAAGCTCGCTAAAATGAAGCACCTAGGAGAAATGAATGACTATTTTATTCCTCTTTACACCGGTTACAGCACTGTAGAACAATACTTTGATGCCTACACCATTACCGGCGACAGACTTGCAGCAACATCCTGTAAAACCCGTATTGTATCCAGCGAAGACGACCCAGTAATCCCTATAGCGGATTTAGATAAAATTAAACAGCCGAGCCAACTATCAATATCACGCCAACAATACGGATCACATTGCGCGTTTTTACAGGGCTTAAGTTGCCCAAGCTGGATTGACGACTACGCTGTACGGTATTTTGATGACTTAAAAAACACTGAATAG
- a CDS encoding RICIN domain-containing protein, with amino-acid sequence MVGHYNNWGGGYATFRVANNNGPNVSVNRVYSRNSGRGFFSVTGSNGTTVNHVDIDTTTSQGIFLEDAFNTHVLAGSVSNGNPNCQLVRTDTSSLRVSGCDAAGTPPGGSSGGSTTNGTVNGTYRIMPGHSGKALDVHYCDQNDGANVLQWTWMDNDCQKWNISQVDGDWHRISPVNAPTKSLDIDSLSLSNGANIMLWEYWGGWNQQFRFQSAGSGKWRMINRNSELCADVDGLSTGDGANLVQWECISGNNNQIFELIRQ; translated from the coding sequence GTGGTTGGCCATTACAATAACTGGGGTGGCGGTTACGCTACTTTTCGGGTAGCCAACAACAACGGCCCCAATGTCTCGGTTAACCGTGTTTATTCTCGTAACTCAGGTCGTGGGTTCTTCAGTGTAACTGGCAGTAACGGCACCACGGTTAACCATGTGGATATCGATACAACGACGTCTCAGGGAATCTTCCTTGAGGATGCCTTTAATACCCATGTGCTTGCCGGCTCGGTGAGTAATGGTAACCCTAATTGTCAGTTGGTTCGCACGGATACTTCCAGCCTGCGTGTTTCTGGTTGTGATGCCGCAGGTACACCGCCGGGCGGCTCTTCCGGTGGTTCAACCACTAACGGCACAGTGAATGGCACCTACCGTATTATGCCCGGGCACAGCGGTAAGGCGCTGGACGTACACTACTGCGACCAAAATGACGGCGCAAACGTACTGCAGTGGACTTGGATGGACAACGATTGCCAGAAATGGAATATCTCCCAGGTAGACGGTGATTGGCATCGTATTTCACCGGTCAATGCACCAACTAAATCACTCGATATTGATTCACTGTCGCTCAGCAATGGTGCGAACATCATGTTGTGGGAGTACTGGGGTGGTTGGAATCAGCAGTTTCGCTTCCAGAGTGCCGGTAGTGGTAAGTGGCGAATGATTAACCGCAACAGCGAACTTTGCGCGGATGTTGATGGCCTCTCCACAGGCGATGGCGCTAACCTCGTTCAGTGGGAATGTATCTCTGGCAATAATAACCAGATCTTTGAATTGATTCGTCAATAG
- a CDS encoding RICIN domain-containing protein: MNMVSGWPTFTRNFSLNNGSTPTAEPTVEPSPALLDDGRVSLISVHSGKALEVEAASAEDGANIIQWTYLGNDNQLWDIEHLGQGYYSIRAAHSGSSMDVYGWSTEDGGEIRQWSYLGGENQQWQFIDEGNGNYGILSRHSGKALDVFEYSTEDGGDILQWSYWAGAPQLWNLQYVNSTQPTPQPTAEPSVEPTSEPDLDVWTIVVEENAVGFCSVDGAVESDHSGYSGSGYANTSNANANGNGVVWSVYAAQTGSCQLSWRYANGSSSRPALVMVNGVTQVNAIDFAGTGAWQNYADSASVSVNLTAGNNTLRLQASGDAGLGNIDNLSLTGAEPAAAVCSN, translated from the coding sequence ATGAACATGGTAAGTGGTTGGCCAACCTTTACCCGTAATTTCAGTTTAAATAATGGCAGCACGCCTACAGCCGAACCTACAGTGGAGCCCTCGCCGGCACTGCTGGACGATGGCCGAGTATCTTTGATTTCAGTTCACAGTGGCAAAGCTTTGGAAGTGGAGGCCGCCAGTGCGGAAGATGGGGCCAACATTATTCAATGGACATACCTCGGTAACGACAACCAATTGTGGGATATCGAACATTTAGGCCAGGGGTATTACTCTATTCGTGCTGCCCATAGCGGAAGCAGTATGGATGTCTATGGATGGAGCACCGAAGACGGTGGAGAAATTCGTCAATGGAGCTATCTAGGGGGTGAAAACCAGCAGTGGCAGTTTATTGATGAGGGTAATGGTAACTATGGCATTTTGTCCCGCCACAGTGGAAAAGCGTTGGATGTATTTGAATACAGTACCGAAGACGGTGGCGATATTCTGCAGTGGAGTTACTGGGCTGGTGCGCCACAATTATGGAACCTCCAGTACGTTAATAGTACTCAGCCAACGCCACAACCCACGGCTGAACCTTCTGTTGAGCCTACGTCCGAACCTGATCTGGATGTTTGGACTATCGTAGTCGAAGAAAACGCAGTGGGCTTTTGTTCTGTAGACGGTGCTGTGGAAAGTGATCACTCCGGTTACAGCGGCAGTGGTTATGCTAATACCAGTAACGCTAACGCTAACGGTAATGGTGTGGTTTGGTCTGTTTATGCTGCACAAACGGGTAGTTGCCAGCTGTCATGGCGCTATGCAAATGGCAGTTCTTCACGCCCTGCACTGGTGATGGTTAACGGTGTAACTCAGGTAAATGCTATTGATTTTGCCGGTACTGGTGCTTGGCAGAATTATGCCGATAGCGCGTCGGTTAGCGTGAACCTAACGGCAGGTAACAATACGCTGCGGTTACAGGCTAGCGGTGACGCAGGGTTGGGGAATATCGATAATCTTTCGCTAACCGGTGCCGAACCAGCAGCGGCTGTTTGCAGTAATTAA
- a CDS encoding Trm112 family protein — translation MIDQKLLSILVCPVSKAPLQYQEDKQELVCVASSLAYPIRDGIPVMLETEARQLTTEEKEHYRSKQ, via the coding sequence ATGATTGATCAAAAATTGCTCAGCATCCTCGTATGCCCAGTGAGTAAAGCGCCGCTCCAGTACCAAGAAGACAAGCAGGAGCTTGTTTGTGTTGCCAGTTCGCTAGCGTATCCCATTCGTGACGGTATTCCGGTAATGCTGGAGACCGAAGCACGACAGTTAACAACTGAAGAAAAAGAACACTACCGCTCCAAACAATAA
- a CDS encoding regulatory protein RecX: MNDSSLFSSDVDLSRKIYNAALALLGRREYSQKELHTKLTTKFGSHDQFLSADVEAALQRLESEGYLSDTRYAEAWVRSRMNRGFGRERLRMELAEKGVDEAIAEEALDGKVEEWPEVIETVWRKKFKQNPQGYAEKAKHMKFLRYRGFGFSEIEALFERLNREI, from the coding sequence ATGAACGACTCCTCTCTATTTTCCTCCGATGTGGATTTAAGCCGTAAAATCTATAACGCGGCACTTGCACTGCTTGGCCGGCGCGAGTATTCCCAGAAAGAGCTGCATACTAAGCTTACGACCAAATTTGGCTCACATGATCAGTTTTTGTCTGCTGATGTAGAGGCGGCGTTGCAGCGGCTAGAGTCTGAGGGTTACCTTTCCGATACCCGTTACGCCGAGGCTTGGGTGCGCTCGCGTATGAATAGGGGTTTTGGTCGCGAGAGGCTGCGAATGGAGTTGGCGGAAAAGGGTGTTGATGAAGCAATAGCAGAAGAGGCTTTGGACGGCAAAGTAGAAGAATGGCCGGAGGTTATAGAGACCGTATGGAGAAAGAAATTTAAACAAAACCCGCAAGGCTATGCCGAAAAAGCAAAGCATATGAAGTTTCTTCGCTACAGAGGCTTCGGTTTTTCAGAAATAGAAGCGCTGTTTGAACGATTAAACAGAGAAATTTAA
- a CDS encoding M23 family metallopeptidase, translated as MLNHYKKRSLWVSMLMVTALSCAFSGSWATDLVPLEVEGQWSPGGMLIGKTQAGARISVQGRELTADGHGRFVFGLGRDFEGNLELQVSAEGGIRTESFSVSSRTYELQRINGVAKKYVSPPENVLSRIRREAARIRKARETHSSLPYFAQPFIWPAEGPVTGVYGSQRIFNDVPKRPHYGLDIAGPVGTPIIAPASGVVTLVDNDMYYSGGTLLVDHGQGISSTFIHLSKVRVVVGQAVKQGELIAEMGATGRATGSHLDWRINWFDQRLDPYLLLPAKAETTPAK; from the coding sequence ATGTTGAATCACTATAAAAAACGCTCTTTGTGGGTGTCGATGTTAATGGTTACTGCGCTGAGTTGCGCCTTTAGCGGTTCATGGGCTACAGATCTTGTACCGCTTGAGGTAGAAGGGCAGTGGTCGCCCGGCGGTATGTTAATTGGTAAAACACAGGCCGGGGCGCGTATTTCTGTGCAGGGTCGAGAGCTTACGGCAGACGGTCATGGGCGTTTTGTCTTTGGCCTTGGACGAGATTTTGAAGGCAACCTAGAATTGCAGGTTAGCGCTGAGGGCGGCATTCGCACTGAGAGCTTTTCAGTTTCAAGTCGCACTTATGAACTACAGCGTATAAACGGCGTGGCGAAAAAGTATGTTTCTCCGCCTGAAAACGTATTGTCGCGAATTAGACGTGAAGCTGCGCGTATTCGCAAAGCGCGCGAGACGCATTCCAGTCTACCGTATTTTGCTCAACCTTTTATTTGGCCGGCAGAAGGGCCCGTTACTGGCGTATACGGAAGCCAGCGTATATTCAATGACGTGCCCAAGCGCCCGCACTACGGCTTGGATATCGCCGGGCCAGTGGGCACGCCCATCATTGCGCCCGCCAGTGGTGTAGTAACCTTGGTGGATAACGACATGTACTATTCGGGTGGAACCTTGCTTGTCGACCATGGCCAGGGAATATCGTCCACCTTTATTCACCTGAGTAAAGTGAGGGTTGTAGTGGGGCAAGCCGTAAAGCAGGGGGAGCTTATTGCCGAAATGGGTGCCACCGGTAGGGCGACGGGTTCACATTTAGACTGGCGCATAAACTGGTTTGATCAACGGCTCGACCCGTATTTGCTGTTACCCGCCAAGGCTGAGACAACACCGGCCAAGTAG
- a CDS encoding histidine triad nucleotide-binding protein encodes MSEETLFTKIINGNIPAEILFEDDHCICIRDINPQAPTHVLVIPRKPLPRLVDATEDDKALLGHLMLKVGEIARELGIERAFRVVINNGESAGQTVFHLHLHILGNTTFDEGSLGIS; translated from the coding sequence ATGAGTGAAGAAACCCTATTTACCAAGATTATTAACGGCAATATTCCCGCCGAAATTCTGTTTGAAGACGATCACTGTATTTGTATTCGGGATATAAACCCGCAAGCACCTACCCATGTACTGGTAATTCCGCGCAAACCGCTTCCACGGTTGGTAGATGCAACCGAGGACGATAAAGCACTGCTCGGCCATTTAATGCTAAAGGTAGGCGAAATAGCCCGGGAACTGGGGATAGAACGCGCCTTCCGTGTGGTGATTAATAACGGAGAATCCGCGGGGCAAACGGTATTTCATTTGCATTTGCACATACTGGGTAATACAACTTTCGACGAAGGTTCTTTGGGAATAAGCTAG
- the recA gene encoding recombinase RecA: MDANKEKALEAALSQIDRQFGKGTVMRMGDKKLEKIPAISTGSLGLDVALGIGGLPKGRIVEIYGPESSGKTTLTLQVIAEAQKAGGTCAFIDAEHALDPIYAGKLGVNVDDLIVSQPDTGEQALEVADMLVRSGAVDVLVVDSVAALTPKAEIEGDMGDHHVGLQARLMSQALRKITGNIKNANCLAIFINQIRMKIGVMFGNPETTTGGNALKFYSSVRLDIRRIGSVKDGDEVTGSETRVKVVKNKVAPPFKQAEFQILYGKGINRLGEVIDYGVKLGMVDKAGAWYSYNGDKIGQGKSNAMQYLRDNPEIAEFLENKIKDELLGTDEPEGGASGEAKAEDKTKAKTSAEEA; encoded by the coding sequence ATGGACGCAAATAAAGAAAAAGCACTAGAAGCAGCGCTGTCGCAAATTGATCGTCAGTTTGGTAAAGGCACGGTCATGCGTATGGGCGATAAAAAGCTGGAAAAAATTCCTGCTATCTCAACGGGTTCTTTAGGCCTAGATGTTGCGTTGGGTATAGGTGGCCTGCCCAAGGGGCGAATCGTTGAGATCTACGGCCCTGAATCTTCGGGCAAAACCACATTAACGTTACAGGTTATTGCTGAAGCGCAGAAGGCTGGCGGCACCTGTGCGTTTATTGATGCTGAGCATGCCCTAGACCCGATTTATGCCGGCAAGCTGGGTGTAAACGTTGATGACTTGATTGTTTCCCAGCCGGACACAGGTGAGCAGGCCCTCGAAGTGGCCGATATGCTCGTTCGCTCCGGCGCCGTTGATGTTTTGGTGGTTGACTCGGTAGCGGCGCTTACCCCTAAAGCCGAAATCGAAGGTGATATGGGTGATCACCACGTGGGTTTGCAGGCGCGCCTTATGTCTCAGGCACTGCGTAAAATTACCGGCAACATTAAGAATGCAAACTGTTTGGCCATTTTTATTAACCAGATTCGTATGAAAATTGGCGTTATGTTTGGCAACCCCGAAACCACTACTGGTGGTAACGCACTTAAATTCTACTCTTCCGTACGTTTGGATATTCGCCGTATTGGCTCGGTAAAAGATGGTGACGAAGTTACCGGTTCTGAAACGCGGGTTAAAGTGGTTAAGAACAAAGTTGCGCCTCCGTTTAAACAAGCCGAATTTCAAATATTGTACGGCAAGGGTATCAACCGTCTGGGCGAAGTTATCGACTACGGGGTTAAGCTTGGAATGGTCGACAAAGCGGGTGCTTGGTACAGTTACAATGGCGACAAAATTGGCCAGGGCAAAAGCAACGCTATGCAATATTTAAGGGATAATCCCGAAATAGCGGAGTTCCTAGAGAATAAAATTAAGGACGAGCTTTTAGGAACTGACGAGCCTGAGGGTGGAGCTTCCGGTGAAGCCAAAGCCGAAGACAAAACTAAAGCCAAAACCAGTGCCGAAGAAGCATAA
- a CDS encoding CinA family protein, with product MTLPSAIFQLAARLGERLNHLGKTVATAESCTGGGVAQAITAVPGSSSWFEYAAVTYSDRMKRRALGVSHELLSAHGAVSEPVVEAMVAGLLEASSADIGVAISGIAGPGGNVPGKPVGTVCFGWGAAGDIETTTRYFSGDRAQIREQAVVFALTQLIEQLNRQDQ from the coding sequence ATGACACTCCCCAGCGCAATATTTCAACTCGCTGCTCGCTTGGGCGAACGGCTTAACCATCTAGGCAAGACAGTGGCAACGGCTGAGTCCTGCACTGGCGGTGGCGTAGCGCAAGCTATTACCGCTGTTCCGGGGAGCTCCAGCTGGTTTGAATATGCAGCCGTTACTTACAGCGATCGAATGAAACGGCGGGCGCTTGGGGTGAGCCATGAGCTGTTGAGTGCCCATGGCGCGGTAAGTGAGCCGGTGGTAGAGGCCATGGTTGCCGGGTTGTTGGAGGCCTCTAGCGCCGATATTGGCGTGGCGATTAGCGGAATTGCCGGGCCAGGCGGCAATGTACCGGGCAAACCCGTGGGTACGGTTTGCTTTGGGTGGGGCGCGGCCGGCGATATTGAAACAACCACGCGTTATTTTTCCGGTGATAGAGCCCAGATTCGTGAGCAAGCGGTTGTATTTGCACTTACTCAATTGATAGAGCAGCTGAACCGGCAGGACCAATGA
- a CDS encoding family 43 glycosylhydrolase, protein MRVTSVLTLLYFLMCLSTPASAIGLYGTTDMHDPSTIVNEDGTYWTFGTGGGASNFPINALYSNDLVNWSRGPSPIPANTYPNWINSKVPGFDGNFWAPDLIEMNGRYYLYYSAFSSTSGMNSAIGVLVTDSLNNP, encoded by the coding sequence ATGCGCGTTACCAGCGTACTTACTTTGCTTTATTTCCTGATGTGCCTCAGTACACCCGCCTCGGCTATTGGTTTGTACGGCACAACCGATATGCATGACCCTTCCACCATTGTAAATGAGGACGGTACCTATTGGACTTTCGGCACAGGCGGAGGAGCGAGTAATTTCCCGATAAATGCCCTTTACTCAAATGACCTTGTTAACTGGAGTCGCGGTCCTTCACCCATTCCGGCCAATACATACCCGAATTGGATTAACAGTAAAGTGCCGGGGTTCGACGGTAATTTTTGGGCGCCGGATTTAATCGAAATGAACGGTCGCTATTACCTCTACTATTCGGCTTTTTCTTCAACCTCGGGTATGAACTCCGCCATAGGTGTTTTGGTTACAGATTCGCTGAACAACCCCTAA
- a CDS encoding RecQ family ATP-dependent DNA helicase: MQQAQQLLEDTFKLREFRSGQQPIIEALLAGHSALAVFPTGGGKSLCYQLPALMLEGLTLVVSPLIALMKDQVDRLQALNIPAARLDSSVSADELQNIYRQLETGHIKLLYVAPERLSNERFRTRLQRLTICMMAVDEAHCVSEWGHNFRPDYLKLAALAGNLNVGRVLALTATATPAVGDQICDSFGINKANHIQTGFYRANLALTVSTNGGQPREQQLLAQLNARNSEPAIVYVTLQKTAETVAKYLVQHGYKSAPYHAGLKDEPRHQVQEDFMAGNIDVVVATIAFGMGIDKADIRAIYHYNLPKSLENYMQEIGRAGRDGGPAHCELLANTDDLTVLENFTFGDTPDDLALHQLIHWLLEQPPQFDIAVQELAYQFDVRPLVINTLLTYLELEGVISATAPFYTEYKVAFNQSMETALAQFDTARAEFLQRLFATGKTGRIWLTLRPIEAAQQLGEERQRILNALGYLEQQNLVNIKVAGVRQGYRIGKLPPSTNALVERVQTQFKQREQRDIQRLQQVCDWAQTRGCLQQTLVGYFGETLASDCGQCSGCLGNLATLPQRHQQPVDHSVIQTLRQEANDALKSPRQLARFLCGINSPRASRARLGKHRYFGAMAQSAFAEVLAACETQI; the protein is encoded by the coding sequence ATGCAGCAGGCACAGCAACTGCTAGAAGACACCTTTAAACTACGCGAATTTCGCTCTGGCCAACAGCCGATAATCGAAGCGCTACTGGCCGGCCACTCGGCATTGGCGGTGTTTCCCACCGGTGGAGGAAAAAGCCTTTGCTACCAGCTACCGGCGTTAATGCTGGAAGGCTTAACCCTAGTAGTTTCGCCTTTAATTGCTTTAATGAAAGATCAGGTAGATCGATTACAGGCATTAAATATTCCCGCCGCGCGTCTCGACTCCAGCGTTAGCGCTGACGAACTTCAAAACATCTATAGGCAACTGGAAACTGGCCACATCAAGCTGCTCTATGTGGCACCCGAACGGCTCTCGAACGAGCGCTTCCGTACCCGCTTACAGCGGCTAACCATCTGTATGATGGCCGTAGACGAAGCCCACTGTGTTTCCGAATGGGGGCACAATTTTCGGCCCGACTATTTGAAACTGGCCGCACTCGCAGGCAACTTAAACGTAGGTCGAGTACTGGCCTTAACCGCCACCGCAACACCGGCCGTTGGCGATCAAATTTGCGACAGTTTTGGTATAAATAAAGCCAATCACATTCAAACCGGGTTTTACCGAGCCAACCTCGCACTTACCGTTAGCACCAATGGTGGCCAGCCCCGAGAACAGCAGCTGCTAGCACAGCTCAATGCGCGGAATTCTGAGCCAGCTATTGTGTACGTTACCTTGCAAAAAACCGCCGAAACCGTAGCCAAGTATTTAGTGCAACACGGCTATAAATCGGCGCCTTATCATGCAGGTTTAAAAGATGAACCACGCCATCAGGTTCAAGAAGATTTTATGGCCGGTAACATCGATGTTGTAGTGGCCACTATTGCCTTTGGTATGGGTATAGACAAAGCTGATATCCGCGCTATATACCACTACAACTTACCAAAATCCTTAGAAAACTACATGCAAGAAATTGGTCGCGCGGGGCGTGACGGTGGGCCCGCCCACTGTGAACTTTTAGCAAATACAGACGACCTAACGGTATTAGAGAACTTTACCTTTGGCGACACACCCGACGACCTTGCGTTACACCAGCTTATTCATTGGCTACTAGAACAACCACCTCAGTTCGATATTGCCGTGCAAGAACTAGCCTACCAGTTTGATGTGCGCCCACTGGTGATAAACACCCTGCTCACCTACTTAGAATTGGAAGGCGTGATCAGCGCCACTGCACCCTTTTACACAGAATACAAAGTAGCCTTTAACCAGAGCATGGAAACCGCGCTTGCCCAATTCGACACCGCCCGCGCAGAATTTCTGCAACGATTGTTTGCTACCGGTAAAACGGGCCGCATATGGTTAACCCTGCGGCCTATTGAGGCTGCGCAGCAACTGGGTGAAGAACGGCAGCGTATTTTGAATGCGTTAGGCTATTTGGAACAACAAAACCTAGTGAACATAAAAGTCGCTGGTGTGCGGCAAGGGTATCGGATTGGCAAACTTCCCCCCTCCACCAATGCCTTGGTAGAACGTGTTCAAACGCAATTCAAACAACGAGAGCAACGTGATATTCAACGCCTGCAACAGGTGTGTGACTGGGCACAAACACGTGGCTGCCTGCAACAAACATTGGTGGGCTACTTCGGTGAAACGCTAGCTTCTGACTGCGGCCAATGCAGTGGCTGTTTAGGCAACCTGGCAACCCTACCTCAACGACATCAGCAACCGGTTGACCACTCCGTTATTCAAACCCTTCGCCAGGAAGCTAACGATGCCCTAAAAAGTCCACGGCAGCTCGCGCGATTCCTTTGCGGTATTAACAGCCCAAGGGCTAGCCGTGCCCGCCTAGGCAAACACCGCTACTTCGGCGCAATGGCACAGAGCGCTTTTGCTGAAGTACTGGCTGCCTGTGAAACACAAATCTAG